The DNA sequence TGGGGCGTCCTGCTGCTGATTGGCGGCGGCTTTGCCATCGCGGGCGCATTCAAATCGACCGAACTCTCCGACTGGGTCGGGCATGTCTTCTCGCAGGTAATCGCCGGCTGGCCCGCCTGGGCTCTGGTTCTGGCCGCCTGCCTGATGCTGACCTTCCTGACCGAATTCACGTCGAACATCGCAACCGTGAATACGGTACTGCCGATCCTGGCTGCTACCGCGGTCAGTCTGGAAATTGACCCTCGGTTGATCATGATCCCCGCAGCGATCTCCGCCAGTTGTGCGTTCACCATGCCGATCGCTACGCCCCCGAATGCGATTGTCTTTGCTTCGGGAAAGATCAAGATGTCCGACATGCTGACTTACGGCATCATCCTGAATCTGATCGGCGTATTCCTGCTCACGGCCTTCATGTTCTTCTACTTCATTCCGCAGATGGGCATTCAGCCGGGAACTGTGCCGGACTGGCTTCACGCTCGCTGACAGTCTGATGCGACAGTTTATTTACCGATGCAGAACTTGCTGAAAATTCGATCGAGGATGTCATCGGTGTAAACCTGGCCGACGATCTGCCCCAGATGCTGCAGGGCTTCGCGTATTTCAATCGCCACCAGTTCTTCTCCGAGTTGCAACTCGGCAGCTTCTTCCGCAGCCCCCAGAGATTCACCCGCTGCCCGCAGGCTTTCCCGACACCGTGACGCGGTGGAGCCGATCAGATGCCTGCCCCCGCGATGCGTCTCAGACAGCCGTTCCAGTATCTGATCCTGCAGAGCTTCCAAACCAGTCCCCTCCGCAACACTGATCTCCAGGTCGGCCTCTATCGAATGAGAATCCACAGGGGCAGGAGAGAGATCGCTTTTCGTACGCACCGTCAGAACATTGCGAACGGCTGCCAACTGATCGCGCTGACTGCGGTCCTCGGCACTCATTTCAGGCGTCAAATCAGCGGCCGTGCACCAGACCACCAGATCCGCCTGTTGCGTCTGTGCCTGACGAAAATTCTGAGCACTGACTGAAATTTCATGTGCTCCCGTTTCCAGGCCGGCGGTATCAATCAGGTGGATACTCTGACCTTTCCAATTCAGCGGTGTCACCAGGTAATCGCGGGTGGTACCTGCGACATCCGATACGAGTGCGGCTTCCGCATCCCCGACCAGCGCATTATACAGTGTGCTTTTCCCCGCATTAGGGAGCCCCGCCAGCACCAGCGACAGACTCCCGGTCGACTCCATCCGCTGTGCCGAATCGGCATATAGCTGTTCGCAGAACTCGCGAATGCCTTCCAGACGGGTGACCAGCGTCACGCGGTCTATGAATTCAATGTCTTCCTCGACAAAATCGAGCCCCGCTTCCAGTTCGGCCAGCAGTTCCAGCAGTTCAATGCGTGCCCGCCCGATCCGGGTTGAGACACCTCCCGCCAGCTGACTGAGTGCCAGGTTCAGCTCTTCATGATCGTGCGCATCAATCACCCCCAGCACCGCCTCGGCCTGCATCAGATCGACGCGTCCTGCCAGAAAGGCACGCAAGGTGAATTCTCCGGGCCGCGCCATGCGGGCACCGCGGGAAGCGATCTGCTCGATGGCGGCTTCCAGCAGAGGGGGAGAACTGACGGTATGAAATTCCGCCAGCGGCTGACCGGTAAAGCTCCGCGACGTCGGCCAGTAATAGAGTGCCCCCGGCAGGCGGGTTTCGGAACCTGCCAGTTGCAGTGTTCCCGGATACCGCTGCGAGTGTATGCTCTGCTGCCAGTCCGTTTCCGCTTCAAAACAGGCTGACAGACAGGGTAGAATCTCGCGACCACTGATGCGAATCAGGCCGGCTGCGCCTGCTCCGGGAGCAGACGCCAGTGCCACAATCGTATCGTCAAACTGCAGATTCATGTCGCGTCTCTCAGGACGTCCTGACTATCGACGTTTCTTGGACTTCTTCCCGTTGCCTTTGTCGCGGGGATTCTGATCACGCTGTTTTTCATTCAGCGCTGCCTGGGCCTGAGCCTGGTCGGCAATCTCCTGCAAGCGGGCAAACCAGCCTTTTTTCGCAGGCTGTTCATCCTCTTTGTCCGTCTTCTTGTTCTTGTTCGGCGAAGACTTCTTCGTCTCCGCTGTGACTTCGATCACATTCGGATCGGCACTGGTCGCAGGATGACGTTTGGCCTGGAAATCCAGCAGTTTCCGCTCGCAGATCCCCCACAAACTGGAAGCAATGAAGTACACACACAAACCGGCCGGCACGCGGTAGAACAGGAAGCCCATCGCAATCATCATGTAGTTCATGATCTTGTGCTGCAGCTCCTGATCTTTGTCGGTTGGAGGCGGCATGAACAGCTTCTGCTGTACCACAAACAGTCCTACAGTAATCAATGGCAGCAGGTTGAAGTTATCTCCCAGAACCGGCAGATTGAACGGCAGCTTGAACAGGGCATCCGGAGCAGCCAGGTTGTCGATCCAGAGGAACGGGGTTCCTCGCAACTGGACGGCATTGTTCAACGCGGTGTAGAGACCAAAGAAGATTGGCAGCTGCAGGAAGATCGGCAGACAGCCAGCCAGTGGGTTGTAGTTATTCTTGCTGAACAACTCCATCTGCGCCCGGCCCAGCTTCTCGCGATCGTCGCCGTATTTCTTTTTCAGCTCGGCTATCTGCGGCTGCAGCTCTTTCATCTTCTGAGCGCCTACAGCCTGCTTCCGCGACAGGGGATACAGACTTCCCCGCACGATCACAGTCAGGCAGACAATGGCAATCCCGTATGACAGACCAATGCTGTGCAATGTCGTCAGCAACCAGAGCATCAGCTTAGCTACGGGACCGAAGAAACCGAAGTCCATGATCTCGGTCGCCTTCAACGGCGGTCCGAGCAACGATTCCCGTTTGGGGCCGGCATACAGAGCATAGCTGTGCTCGGTCTCACCGCCGGCGGGCAGTTCGATCTCATCAGAATTGATTTTGACCGTGATGCGGCTCTGTTCTTCAGTTTTCACATTCTGCTGGATGAGCACCGGCTCGACACTCGCAGAATAATTGGACTGCATCTCACCGTTGACCAGTTCCGGCTTATAGTTCTTGCCATCCGGAGTAAGCAGGGCGGCAAAATATTGAACGTCCACACCGGCGAACTGAAAAGCCCGTGTGTATTTCTCGACGTTCTGTTCCTGAATTTCTTCGATAATGTCTGCAGCGTATAAGGTCGTGGTGTCGACACTCATATCGTCCTGCAGGAATCCAATGCGAACATCGCGGAACTTACGCGTATTGTCTGCGTTCTCCAGCGGAATTCCCACGGGACCCAGCAGCTGATAATCCAGCACCTGCCCTTGTGAGCTTTCGTTAATCAGTTTGAGATCGAAGTGAATCAGGTAACCGGCCTGCTGGGTATTGCGGAACTCGCGAAAATCCTCTCCCTCAGGTTTGCGGTATTTCTTCAGGCTGAATACCTTCTGAACTTCAATACTCCCATCCGGAGCACTGAGTCCCAGGCGGACCGAATGAATGATTCCGTCGGCATCTTTCACTTCTTCCAGCACCTTCCAGTCAGCGCGACGGGTATTGGTGAGGAAGGGGGCCAGTTTCTGGTCCAGCTGTTTCATCTCGATCTGTAAAGACCGCGAAACCTCTTTGGCACCACTGAATTCCCCCAGGATCTGCAACTGTTTCTTGTTATCGTCCAGGTCTCTGTAGAGTGGATCGTTCAGAGAGGCTTCCAGGACAGCAGCCCCCTGAGTCGTGATTTTCGCCTGCAGAAAGTAGCCTGAGTCCGGGTCCAGTGAACCGAGTACAATTGTCCGATTGGGATTGCGGGCAAAACCGGCTTTCTGTTCTGCCGGCTGTTCGGGCAACGGCTTGACTTCGCCATTAGTCGGCGGCTTTTTCGCGACCAGGGGCAGATCGGGATCCTGCTCATCCTGCGCAGGCGCGTTCTCAGCCTGCTGTTCTGCGACAACCTGAGGACGGGGAGCAATGCGGGGGACAATGAACATCTGCCAGAAAAAGATGACTGTGGCAGACAGTACTACAAAGAGTAAAAGTCGTTTTTGTTCCATGATTATCGACCGTCACGCAGACGATCGCCCAAAAAGTTATCTAAATCAGGGATATCGTAAATCTTCTCGGCGGTCGTGTTGAAATCGTATTCAACCCGGCAGAAGGTCACCTTCTCATCATCGATAATGACATAGGAAGAGCGGCTATCCGCATCACGGGGCTGTCCCACCGAACCGACATTCACCAGGAATTTTTCCTCGCCGAATGAGTAAACGTAATCAATCTCATCCGGAGCAAGGAAATTCATGCTTTCTGTAAAAATGCCGGGAATATGAGTGTGTCCCTGGAAGCAGTACTGGTCGACCAGACCAAAAATACGTTCCATTTTCCGCTGGTTATAAATGTCTTCCGGGAAGACGTATTCGTTTAGTGGATTACGGGCGGAACCATGCACGAACAGCAGTTTATCCTCGCGAATCATCCGCGGCAGTTCGCCCAGAAAATCCCAGCGATCCTGGTTTTTATTGGCATCACCCGTCTCCAGCATCTTCCGAGTCCAGAAGATGGCGCGTTCGGCACCGGCATTGAAACCTTCCGGATCAAACAGGGCAGCCTGGTCGTGGTTCCCCAGCAGAGACTTCTTGCATCGTTGTCTGACCAGATCGATGCATTCCCGCGGATTGGGTCCATATCCGATGATATCACCCAGGCAATAAATCTCGCTGATCTCACGGCGATCAATGTCAGCCAGGACAGCTTCCAGCGCCTCGAGATTACCGTGAATATCACTAATTATCGCTCTTAACAACGGACAACTCCCACTTTGTTTGACCGGGAATACCAGTTCGAAAGACTATCCAGGCAGTTTGCTTTTTACGGAGCATGACCACCCGAAGTTCTCATCAGAAATAAACTGCGACGGGTCAGATCTGTCAAAACAGACATGAATGCATTCACACAATGAAACACCGCCGCGGCACCGCGAAAGAAAAGCAGCGGTAACATGCAACGGGACACTGAGTCTGACCGGGTCTGACAAAAGATCACTACAGCTCTGAGAGACCGTCCAAAATCTTTCCACCAAAGTCCCAATAGTAGCAGTACAGGGGCACCATCTCAAGGCTCTGTTTACAGTTATCATTCGTTACCTGTCAGTAAATCTTCTGATTTCATCTCAGCTGAATGCCTTCAAAAAACAACATTGCCTCATTCATGACTGAAAAACACACCAAAACTCTCCCAGATCACCAAAATCGGTGATGATTTCTCTCCCCGGATTGAGTCAAAACATAGGAAACTGGGATAATACTGGCTAAATAGCGTTTCAAATGGCGAAATCAGGGATTGTACCGACTTTCAGGCCTGAAGCAGTTCTGCGGGGCAATTGAGCCACTGCAACACAGCGCGAGATCCACTGCGATCCCTGCAAGCGGCATTATCCAACCATCGCCGACCTCAAGCAGTGGTCACATTAACAGTTTCCTGAACCTCAAAGATGCAACCGAGGAACAGCTGCTTCCCAAAATCAACAGCCGCGTCGCTCCCGATGTTGCCTGCAGGAAACTGTGGTCTATGTTTTGGTACCCCTTCATCATGATTGTCTCCCAGTTTTCAACTCGGGTCGCACTGTTCGCCGGGATGGCGGACAAGCAGCCTGATTTGAAACCCGGTCTCTTCACATGTTCCCCGGAGCAGGTGAGCGATTCCGCCATCTGCGCTGTCGAACCGTCTGGACGGTCGCTGACAGTGCCAGACACTGGTTCCAGTGAGATCTAACATCCTATTAACTTTGATCCATCAAATCAGTTGTACGACGATTACAACGCTACAAGCACCTTTTGGCGAGACATAAATCAATGAAGACAAATTCAGGCTCATTACTGGTAGTTGATGACGACCAATACATTCTGGAAGCCATGGCAGACTATCTGCGTAGTCTGGGGCACCGTACAGAGACCTCTCTGACCTGCCTCGATGCCATCGAACGACTGAAAGAATTTCCGTTTGAAGTCGTGATCTGTGATGTCAACCTGCCGGATCAGGATGGATTCCATCTGCTGGAGTGGGTTGAGCAGAATGCCCCCGACACCGCCGTAATTATGCTCACCGGATACGGCACGATCGAAAGTGCAGTCGAAGCAATCCGCCTCGGGGCCTTCGAATATCTCACCAAGCCGGTCATTGATGAAGAACTCAGCCTGACCATTGAACGCTGCCTGGATCAGCGACAGGTGGTCGAAGAAAACAAATCACTCAAAGCGCAACTCGATCAGCGTTATGGCCTGTCCAACATTGTCGGACAGGACTACAAAATGCAGAAGATGTTTGATCTGATCGAAAGCGTCGCCGATACGCGTACCACTGTTCTGATTCTGGGAGAGAACGGAACCGGTAAGACAATGACGGCCCGCGCCATTCATCAGTTGAGCGATCGTGCCAACAAACCATTCGTCGAAGTCGCCTGCGGGGCACTGCCTGACACGCTGCTCGAAAGTGAATTGTTCGGACACAAAGCCGGTTCGTTTACCGGAGCGACTCACGACAAAATTGGTAAGTTCCTCCAGGCCGACGGAGGCACACTCTTCCTGGATGAAATCGCGACCGCTTCTCCCAGCCTGCAGGTCAAACTGCTGCGTGTTCTACAGGACCGTGAGTTTGAAGCTGTCGGCGATAACAAAACACACTCCGTGGACATCCGCCTGATTCTGGCCACCAACCAGGATCTGGAAGAGATGGTGGCGAAAGGGGAGTTCCGGCAGGACCTCTACTACCGTGTTAACGTCATCACACTCACCCAGCCCGCACTGCGGGAACGCATGAGCGACATCCCGCTGCTGGTGGAACATTATCTTAAGGTCTACAACGAACAGATCGGAAAATCGATCAAAGGTTTCGATCCTTCCGCCATGCAGGCCCTGCTGAAATATTCCTGGCCAGGTAACGTGCGGGAACTGATCAACGTCATCGAACGCTCGGTAGTCCTCTCTAAAGGGGAGTACATTCGCGTGCATGATCTGCCTGAGCAGATCCGTCAGGAACAGTCCTACTCACTCTCCACAGAGACCAGCAGTGGCGGACGTAGCTCGCTGAAAAATGCCCTCGCCAATCCCGAGCGACAGATCATCATCGAAGCACTGGAAGCCAACGGCTGGAACCGTCAAAACACTTCCAAAGCCCTGGGTATCAACCGGACGACACTCTACAAGAAGATGAAAAAATACGAGATCGACTTCGAAAAGCAGTTGATGCACTAAGCAACCGCCAACTGTAAATAACTGAAACAACACAGGTTCTTCTGAATCTCCTGAACCGGAAAGCACGCCTCACTGGCGTGCTTTTTTTACGTTAGCGGCAAAAGCGGTATTCCCTTCAAATCAGGAAAAACGAATAAAGTTGCACTTATATACCTGTTTTCACATTTCAGAAGTGCCGATATCTGAAGAGAGAATTTATTGTTTCTGACGAAACAGGTAAAACATTGAATCGTCTCATTTTCAGGAGGGGGAAGAAATGAGGTTTGCGCTGGTTTTCTATTCCACGCTCGTTATCCACATCTGCGGATCGGCAATTTTCGCCGAAGAACCAGCAGCACCCAAGTCCATTGAAGATGTCTTTCGTGAACTCGAACCTGCGCCGGCACCCTCTCTGACAGATCCCGCAACTCCAGCGCAACTCCCCCTGGAATCCCAGGTCGAAGCCATTACTGCTCCCACTGTGCAGCCTGCCGCCTGTCCCGGCGGAACGGGCTGTAACTGCGGTACCTGTAATTGCCAGACTCCGGTCTGCAGCTGTGAATCCTGCCAGACCTGCACGCTCTGCGATCGCATTCCTCTGCTGAATCGCTTTCCCAGCGACCGCTGTTTCGAAGACTTCGTGATGCCGGTCAGCAATCCAGTCTGGTCTATCGATCCCCGCTCGCTGACTTATGTTAGAGGCATCTTCATCAATCAGATGATCGATTCCCAAACGCCGGTTCTGGGGGCAGGGGACCTGCAGGTTTACGCACTTCAGCTGGGAGTCGCGCTCAACGAACGCCTCTCAGTCATCGCCGTCAAAGATGGTTACAACACCCTGCAGACACGGGGAATCGGCAACCGAACCGGCTGGTCCGACATCGGCCTGGGACTGAAATACGTTCTGGTCCGCGATGTGGAAAACCAGTTCCTGCTGTCGGGGGGACTGATTTACGAGGCTACCAACGGCAGTTCACGCGTCTTCCAGGGGAATGGCGACAGTGTCTGGACTCCGTATCTGTCGATCGGTAAGCAGATTGGTTCTGGGCACCTCATCGCCTCCACCGGATATCACGTTCCCGGAGATACTGCTGAAGAATCGCAGTCGATTTACTACAGCGTGCATTACGACCACCCCGTAACCAGCAAACTCTCTGCTCTGGCTGAGTTGAACGGCATCGTCTACACCAAAAGCGGTCAGGCTCTCCCTCTGAATATCGAAGGGGGCGACTGGATCAACCTGGGTTCATCCAGTGTTGCTGGAAACAATGTCCTGACATTCGCCTTCGGTGCCGACTATCGCTTCAATAAGTGTCTGTCATTCGCCGCTGCCTGGGAATTCCCGCTGTCCAACAGAAAAGATCTGCTCGACAGTCGTACGACCGCCACTTTGACTCTGATGTTTTAATTACGAGTTCAACCGTAATCAGTTCGGCATTCACTCGGCTGAAGCAGCCTGACGCTCACGAACTGTCTGCTCGAGCTGATCCAGGACTTCCTCGATTGAAAGCTGAGAGGTATTGATTTCCACCGCATCGTCGGCCGGTTTTAACGGGGCGACGGTGCGGCTTTCATCCCGCTGATCGCGCTGGTGGATCTGCTGCAGTATCTCTGCCTGGGTAATCTCCTGATCCTGTCCCTGCATTTCATCAAAGCGACGCCGGGCACGCTCTTCGGGGTCGGCAATCAGAAAGAACTTGCAAAGTGCATCTGGAAACACCACCGTCCCCTGATCGCGTCCTTCGCTGACAATATTCACCCCCTCAGCAGCCTGTCGCTGCAGATGCACCAGAGCTTCCCGGACCGCTGGATACTGCGCGACCTGCGACGCCGCTTCCGAAACTTCTGCAGTTCGAATTGCCTGGGTGACATCCTCTCCGTTCAGAATCACATGTGCGTCAGCAAAGGAAATACGAATCTGCTGACTGACGTCGCCGACGGACTGTGAGTCTGCTGGATCGATGCCCTGGTTCAGGACCGCCAGCGCCACACAACGATACATGGCCCCGGTATCCAGAAACTCGAAACCCAACCGCTGAGACAGCCCCCGCGCTGCGGTGCTTTTACCCGATCCTGCAGGACCATCAATCGTCACGATCATCTGTCAGTTCGACTCCTCAAAGAAAATTTCGATCTCAGCAATTTCATACAGCGACATTTCGACCAGCACCGCATCCTCTTCTACGGGGAGCTCGACAACGGTCTTCCCCTGGAAATCACGCTGTCGGGCGCTCACAGGGGATTTGAAACAACGCAGTTTTATTGAACGATGTACGCCTTCCGTTTCGAGCAGACGTACGGCAAACCCTTTCCGCGAATCATCGGGTCGCAGCTCATCGCGTTTAAGATCCATCACCCGGGTGATCTGCACGTTACTGGCCGATACATGGAACAGCCAACCCTGATCGCCCATTCGCGGCGGACCTGCGGGACTGGCATACTGAGCTACCGGCACCATCGCATTTCGAGCCAGCTGCATCGGGAAGTTCTGGTTCAAGGCAATCGAGAATTGGAACTCGCGTCTGGTTTCCCCTTCGACCACCAGCATACTGTCGAGCATGCGGGGACCGGTTTTGCGATGGAAGGGCAGCCCGTGATTTAGAATCGTCACCCGCTCCTCGCCTTCGGCGATTTCAAAATAGTGCGGGCCTTCGAAACGTTCTCCCTGAAACGCGTGGGCACTTTCCAGGAGCGAACGCGTCAGGGACGCTGTGCTGTCTCCCCAGGCAAAACGGGCCGCATAGTAATGGTCCCACGGATTTCCTTCGGGCTGTACCTGCACATCCAGCTCAATTTTCACATCCAGTACCGGACGCCCCCGCCACAATTGAAATGTCTGTCGGAATGTCGCCAGGGGGCTGTCGCTGACCTGATCATACAATTCACCAGTGGTGACAATCTCGCCCATTCCGGGCCCGGCACAGGTCAATTCGGCCTTCACACTTCGAATAGCAGCATAGGGTGTTTTCTCATCCCAGTCCCCCAGGGGATCGGGGCGGGGAATATTCCGCTGATAGGGGAAACGATATGACAACTGCTGACTCAGGCGATTAGGCTTACGACCATACTCTTTGATCTGCGCAATCCCGCCGGTCTCTTCATGGATGTGCACCTCGAAGAATTCGTTGCGTAACAGGAGCGGCTCACCGATCGGAATATTACTCTTAACCGCCGGTGCCGGCTTCTTCCCAGGCTGCAGCCAGACGAATCCCGCACCTGGTATTTCCACCACCGCCTGTTTGCGCTGCCCGTCGAACTGAGTCGCCTTGATGTAATCCCGCGGCTCCGGTTCGAAGGGAAAATCGGAGAGATCGACAACGACACGCCGGTTAAACGAAAGTGAATTCAACAGCAGCACACCGGACTGCGATGAGTCAGCTCCCTGAAGAATGATGTCGGCCAGTTTTTTGACACCCGCGTCCCGGAAACCCTCCAGTGCTGCACGTGCCGCCTGAATCATCTCTTCCTCAGCGTCCGGGTGTGCGTCTTCAACCTTTGCTTCCAGCTCTAATAAAGAAGGCTCTTGAATCGGCTTCCCATAGATTGCCTGGGCCACTGTCTGAAACCAGCGTCCCGCCATAAACTCGTCATGTCTTTGAAAGCAGTCAATGAAGCGACTCAACGGGTCCGGCTTCCGCATCGCCACCAGTTGGCTCAAAAAGGGAGAGAGATACTCTCGCGCATCGTAGGAAGAATGCCGCCCTGAAGATTCGGTATCCTGAAAGAAGTCATTCAGCAGGACGAAGCTACCTAATACCGGCGCGTAGCGATGAATGCGTTTCATGTCCTGATAAAAGGGCGATTTCACATCAGGCCAGCGGGCAAACATTAATGCCCCGACCTGATCTTCCTCCATCGACTCCGCCATTCGTTGGGGGAATCGCAGATAGCTCGCAGCACCTTCGGCTGACATCGGAATCCGAGAGTAGGCATCCAGAATGGTGCCGTCTGCCCCCTCCCAGTGAATCTTACTCTGTTCGTAATCCGGATAAATCCCGTCATCCAGAACCAGGTGCAGGGCTGAATGGAATCCCGATCGATGCAGGAGCATCGGCAGCAGGGAAGCCAGTCCGAACCGTCGTCGCGCCCAGGTCGTCGGTGCCCGTCCTGAAAGTTCGCGAATCTTCTCTGAACCAGCCTGTAACTGCCAGATCAGCGATTCCACCGCAATCACAGGGGTGGCAATCTCTTCCCGCTCACCACCGATGACTTCCGTCTCCCTGTTATCACAGCTCTTTTTCAAGACCGTGATCAGGTCCGGATTCTGTTCCGCAACAGTCTCCAGATCCTGCGCCGTAATCAGGATGTTCAGAGGTTGTTCGTCTTCGATCGCCTCTTGGAAACTCTCCTTGGCCCATTCTGGAGCCACCAGACAAAGGTCAATCAGGTAACAGTCGATGGGATAAAACCGTTCGCGGTTTTCCAGCAACACTTCGAAACAGGCCTTGAGATGCGCCCGGGCAGCTTCTTCATCGTGAGCGAGGGCAGCATCGGCGGCGGCAATTGCTTCCCGTTGAATCGTAGCTTCATCCAGGCTACTGAAATGGTGCATGCAGCGGGTGAGCAGTTCCAGCTGAATATAACAGAAACCGAGTGCGTAAAAATCAGCGACCAGATCTGCTGACAACTCGACC is a window from the Gimesia benthica genome containing:
- a CDS encoding tRNA modification GTPase — protein: MNLQFDDTIVALASAPGAGAAGLIRISGREILPCLSACFEAETDWQQSIHSQRYPGTLQLAGSETRLPGALYYWPTSRSFTGQPLAEFHTVSSPPLLEAAIEQIASRGARMARPGEFTLRAFLAGRVDLMQAEAVLGVIDAHDHEELNLALSQLAGGVSTRIGRARIELLELLAELEAGLDFVEEDIEFIDRVTLVTRLEGIREFCEQLYADSAQRMESTGSLSLVLAGLPNAGKSTLYNALVGDAEAALVSDVAGTTRDYLVTPLNWKGQSIHLIDTAGLETGAHEISVSAQNFRQAQTQQADLVVWCTAADLTPEMSAEDRSQRDQLAAVRNVLTVRTKSDLSPAPVDSHSIEADLEISVAEGTGLEALQDQILERLSETHRGGRHLIGSTASRCRESLRAAGESLGAAEEAAELQLGEELVAIEIREALQHLGQIVGQVYTDDILDRIFSKFCIGK
- a CDS encoding YidC/Oxa1 family insertase periplasmic-domain containing protein, encoding MEQKRLLLFVVLSATVIFFWQMFIVPRIAPRPQVVAEQQAENAPAQDEQDPDLPLVAKKPPTNGEVKPLPEQPAEQKAGFARNPNRTIVLGSLDPDSGYFLQAKITTQGAAVLEASLNDPLYRDLDDNKKQLQILGEFSGAKEVSRSLQIEMKQLDQKLAPFLTNTRRADWKVLEEVKDADGIIHSVRLGLSAPDGSIEVQKVFSLKKYRKPEGEDFREFRNTQQAGYLIHFDLKLINESSQGQVLDYQLLGPVGIPLENADNTRKFRDVRIGFLQDDMSVDTTTLYAADIIEEIQEQNVEKYTRAFQFAGVDVQYFAALLTPDGKNYKPELVNGEMQSNYSASVEPVLIQQNVKTEEQSRITVKINSDEIELPAGGETEHSYALYAGPKRESLLGPPLKATEIMDFGFFGPVAKLMLWLLTTLHSIGLSYGIAIVCLTVIVRGSLYPLSRKQAVGAQKMKELQPQIAELKKKYGDDREKLGRAQMELFSKNNYNPLAGCLPIFLQLPIFFGLYTALNNAVQLRGTPFLWIDNLAAPDALFKLPFNLPVLGDNFNLLPLITVGLFVVQQKLFMPPPTDKDQELQHKIMNYMMIAMGFLFYRVPAGLCVYFIASSLWGICERKLLDFQAKRHPATSADPNVIEVTAETKKSSPNKNKKTDKEDEQPAKKGWFARLQEIADQAQAQAALNEKQRDQNPRDKGNGKKSKKRR
- the cmk gene encoding (d)CMP kinase; its protein translation is MIVTIDGPAGSGKSTAARGLSQRLGFEFLDTGAMYRCVALAVLNQGIDPADSQSVGDVSQQIRISFADAHVILNGEDVTQAIRTAEVSEAASQVAQYPAVREALVHLQRQAAEGVNIVSEGRDQGTVVFPDALCKFFLIADPEERARRRFDEMQGQDQEITQAEILQQIHQRDQRDESRTVAPLKPADDAVEINTSQLSIEEVLDQLEQTVRERQAASAE
- a CDS encoding glycoside hydrolase family 38 N-terminal domain-containing protein, with translation MTYNDIVILIPCHSLDDFPTELDEKEAESLLNAFAVAWHPELLATTRVIPSWHRSDEPPQFLTDRLLLVPKTAEDWLPYGWIEEAESNGATVVSGKIQRDEYTEAALAPLHSTEESGESETEKPDSPAVVELSADLVADFYALGFCYIQLELLTRCMHHFSSLDEATIQREAIAAADAALAHDEEAARAHLKACFEVLLENRERFYPIDCYLIDLCLVAPEWAKESFQEAIEDEQPLNILITAQDLETVAEQNPDLITVLKKSCDNRETEVIGGEREEIATPVIAVESLIWQLQAGSEKIRELSGRAPTTWARRRFGLASLLPMLLHRSGFHSALHLVLDDGIYPDYEQSKIHWEGADGTILDAYSRIPMSAEGAASYLRFPQRMAESMEEDQVGALMFARWPDVKSPFYQDMKRIHRYAPVLGSFVLLNDFFQDTESSGRHSSYDAREYLSPFLSQLVAMRKPDPLSRFIDCFQRHDEFMAGRWFQTVAQAIYGKPIQEPSLLELEAKVEDAHPDAEEEMIQAARAALEGFRDAGVKKLADIILQGADSSQSGVLLLNSLSFNRRVVVDLSDFPFEPEPRDYIKATQFDGQRKQAVVEIPGAGFVWLQPGKKPAPAVKSNIPIGEPLLLRNEFFEVHIHEETGGIAQIKEYGRKPNRLSQQLSYRFPYQRNIPRPDPLGDWDEKTPYAAIRSVKAELTCAGPGMGEIVTTGELYDQVSDSPLATFRQTFQLWRGRPVLDVKIELDVQVQPEGNPWDHYYAARFAWGDSTASLTRSLLESAHAFQGERFEGPHYFEIAEGEERVTILNHGLPFHRKTGPRMLDSMLVVEGETRREFQFSIALNQNFPMQLARNAMVPVAQYASPAGPPRMGDQGWLFHVSASNVQITRVMDLKRDELRPDDSRKGFAVRLLETEGVHRSIKLRCFKSPVSARQRDFQGKTVVELPVEEDAVLVEMSLYEIAEIEIFFEESN
- a CDS encoding metallophosphoesterase family protein, whose amino-acid sequence is MLRAIISDIHGNLEALEAVLADIDRREISEIYCLGDIIGYGPNPRECIDLVRQRCKKSLLGNHDQAALFDPEGFNAGAERAIFWTRKMLETGDANKNQDRWDFLGELPRMIREDKLLFVHGSARNPLNEYVFPEDIYNQRKMERIFGLVDQYCFQGHTHIPGIFTESMNFLAPDEIDYVYSFGEEKFLVNVGSVGQPRDADSRSSYVIIDDEKVTFCRVEYDFNTTAEKIYDIPDLDNFLGDRLRDGR
- a CDS encoding sigma-54-dependent transcriptional regulator; translated protein: MKTNSGSLLVVDDDQYILEAMADYLRSLGHRTETSLTCLDAIERLKEFPFEVVICDVNLPDQDGFHLLEWVEQNAPDTAVIMLTGYGTIESAVEAIRLGAFEYLTKPVIDEELSLTIERCLDQRQVVEENKSLKAQLDQRYGLSNIVGQDYKMQKMFDLIESVADTRTTVLILGENGTGKTMTARAIHQLSDRANKPFVEVACGALPDTLLESELFGHKAGSFTGATHDKIGKFLQADGGTLFLDEIATASPSLQVKLLRVLQDREFEAVGDNKTHSVDIRLILATNQDLEEMVAKGEFRQDLYYRVNVITLTQPALRERMSDIPLLVEHYLKVYNEQIGKSIKGFDPSAMQALLKYSWPGNVRELINVIERSVVLSKGEYIRVHDLPEQIRQEQSYSLSTETSSGGRSSLKNALANPERQIIIEALEANGWNRQNTSKALGINRTTLYKKMKKYEIDFEKQLMH